Proteins from a single region of Catenulispora acidiphila DSM 44928:
- a CDS encoding MarR family winged helix-turn-helix transcriptional regulator, with amino-acid sequence MNSSPTQPDTEVAARLRVALGRLNRQLLQRQSEASFAQLSALFVIEKWAPIRIGDLAQREKVAAPSMTRTLSGLVAAGWVQREPDPDDGRSFMVTLTPGGEALISKVRKQRTAALVQGMERLTPAQLEALHAAVPVLEQLASEVEPKQR; translated from the coding sequence ATGAACTCATCGCCGACCCAGCCCGACACCGAGGTCGCCGCCCGTCTGCGGGTGGCACTGGGCCGCCTGAACCGGCAGCTGTTGCAGCGGCAGTCGGAGGCGAGCTTCGCGCAGCTGTCCGCGCTGTTCGTGATCGAGAAGTGGGCGCCGATCCGGATCGGGGACCTGGCGCAGCGCGAGAAGGTCGCCGCGCCCTCGATGACCCGGACGCTCAGCGGTCTGGTCGCCGCCGGCTGGGTGCAGCGCGAGCCCGACCCGGACGACGGCCGCTCGTTCATGGTCACGCTCACGCCCGGGGGCGAGGCGCTGATCAGCAAGGTGCGCAAGCAGCGGACCGCCGCGCTGGTGCAGGGCATGGAGCGGCTGACCCCGGCGCAGCTGGAGGCGCTGCACGCGGCCGTGCCGGTGCTGGAGCAGCTCGCCAGCGAGGTCGAGCCGAAGCAGCGCTGA
- a CDS encoding SixA phosphatase family protein, producing the protein MRHTLILLRHAKSDWPEGIADHDRPLTARGRRDAPRTGVWLVEHHRVPDRAAVSTALRTQETYELAAEKFPASPEVLLKDELYAASAGEMLEVVRETPESVGTLMVVSHNPGTQLLALALADETRPELVAEVRAGYPTNTLTVLEFDGAWAALDPGAASIVAVESPRG; encoded by the coding sequence ATGCGGCACACCCTGATCCTGCTCCGGCACGCCAAGTCCGACTGGCCCGAGGGCATCGCCGACCATGACCGTCCGCTGACCGCGCGCGGCCGCCGCGACGCCCCGCGCACCGGCGTGTGGCTGGTCGAGCACCACCGCGTGCCGGACCGTGCCGCGGTCTCCACCGCGCTGCGCACGCAGGAGACCTACGAACTCGCCGCGGAGAAGTTCCCGGCCAGTCCCGAGGTCCTGCTCAAGGACGAGCTCTACGCCGCCTCGGCGGGGGAGATGCTGGAAGTGGTCCGCGAGACGCCCGAGAGCGTCGGGACCCTGATGGTCGTCTCGCACAACCCCGGCACGCAGCTCCTCGCTCTCGCGCTGGCCGACGAGACGCGTCCGGAGCTGGTCGCCGAGGTCCGCGCCGGCTATCCGACCAACACGCTGACCGTGCTCGAGTTCGACGGGGCGTGGGCCGCGCTGGACCCGGGTGCGGCTTCGATCGTGGCTGTGGAGTCGCCGCGCGGCTGA
- the serB gene encoding phosphoserine phosphatase SerB: MNTALALPPPAETVLVTVYGADRPGVTASLFAALEPFGVPVVDVEQVVVRGRLVLAVLVGAPEEPDGLRKLRLDLHRWAAEERLDVEVVTGLGDNRKRREGRTHVTVLGAPLKPSAMAALAREIAECRGNIDRIVRLAKYPVTAIELDVSGADPDLLRERLARVAAEEHADIAVQAAGLSRRAKRLVVMDVDSTLIEGEVIEELADRAGCLEAVAGITQRAMRGELDFAGSLRERVALLEGLDAGALEEVRASVRLMPGARTLVRTLKRLGYLVGIVSGGFTHVTDSLRDELGLDFALANTLEIGEDGKLTGRVVGPIVDRAGKAAALREFAEAAGVPVTDTVAIGDGANDLDMLAAAGLGVAFNAKPVVREQADTAVNVPFLDTILYLLGITREEVEVADATEEAIETVPAETAPKKAQRARNVQPAA; the protein is encoded by the coding sequence ATGAACACCGCGCTCGCCCTGCCGCCGCCCGCCGAAACCGTCCTGGTCACCGTCTACGGCGCCGACCGTCCCGGGGTCACCGCGAGCCTGTTCGCCGCGCTGGAGCCGTTCGGCGTCCCGGTCGTGGACGTGGAGCAGGTCGTGGTCCGCGGCCGGCTGGTGCTGGCGGTCCTGGTCGGCGCGCCCGAGGAGCCGGACGGCCTGCGCAAGCTGCGCCTGGACCTGCACCGCTGGGCCGCCGAGGAGCGGCTGGACGTCGAGGTGGTCACCGGCCTCGGCGACAACCGCAAGCGCCGCGAGGGCCGCACGCACGTGACCGTCCTGGGCGCCCCGCTCAAGCCCTCGGCGATGGCGGCGCTGGCCCGCGAGATCGCCGAGTGCCGCGGCAACATCGACCGCATCGTGCGGCTGGCCAAGTACCCGGTGACCGCGATCGAGCTGGACGTCTCCGGCGCCGACCCCGACCTGCTGCGCGAGCGCCTGGCCCGGGTCGCCGCCGAGGAGCACGCCGACATCGCGGTGCAGGCCGCCGGCCTGAGCCGGCGGGCCAAGCGGCTGGTGGTCATGGACGTGGACTCCACGCTCATCGAGGGCGAGGTGATCGAGGAGCTCGCGGACCGCGCCGGCTGCCTGGAGGCGGTCGCCGGGATCACCCAGCGGGCGATGCGCGGCGAGCTGGACTTCGCCGGGTCGCTGCGCGAGCGGGTCGCCCTGCTGGAAGGGCTCGACGCCGGCGCGCTGGAGGAGGTGCGCGCCTCGGTCCGGCTCATGCCCGGCGCCCGCACCCTCGTCCGCACCCTGAAACGCCTCGGCTACCTGGTCGGCATCGTCTCCGGCGGGTTCACGCACGTCACCGACTCGCTGCGGGACGAACTGGGGCTGGACTTCGCGCTGGCGAACACCCTGGAGATCGGCGAGGACGGCAAGCTGACCGGCCGCGTCGTCGGACCGATAGTGGACCGCGCGGGCAAGGCGGCGGCGCTGCGCGAGTTCGCGGAGGCCGCCGGCGTGCCGGTCACGGACACCGTGGCGATCGGCGACGGCGCCAACGACCTGGACATGCTCGCCGCCGCCGGACTCGGGGTGGCGTTCAACGCCAAGCCGGTGGTGCGGGAGCAGGCGGACACCGCGGTGAACGTGCCGTTCCTGGACACGATCCTGTACCTGCTCGGGATCACCCGCGAGGAGGTCGAGGTCGCGGACGCCACGGAAGAGGCCATCGAGACCGTCCCGGCGGAGACGGCGCCGAAGAAGGCGCAGCGCGCTCGGAACGTTCAGCCCGCCGCCTGA
- a CDS encoding DUF3592 domain-containing protein: MAADDLSFVAGFLAASGLFWIGGGVLWLAACARRLARLRLRLVGVPARGEVIGMVVSCDASGTVRNAPRVRYFAQAGPPVVTRAYGYRPHQSVATGAQVRLWYDPLRPERILVSRFDLKPRDWLELVGALAVLAIGVGMEFAALTMG, from the coding sequence ATGGCCGCGGACGATTTGTCCTTCGTCGCCGGGTTCCTCGCCGCGTCCGGCCTGTTCTGGATCGGGGGCGGGGTGCTCTGGCTGGCCGCGTGCGCCCGCAGACTGGCGCGGCTCCGGCTGCGCCTGGTCGGCGTGCCGGCGCGGGGCGAGGTGATCGGGATGGTCGTGTCCTGCGACGCCTCCGGGACGGTACGCAACGCGCCGCGGGTCCGCTACTTCGCGCAGGCCGGTCCGCCGGTGGTCACCCGCGCCTACGGCTACCGGCCGCATCAGAGTGTGGCGACCGGGGCGCAGGTGCGCCTCTGGTACGACCCGCTGCGCCCGGAGCGGATCCTGGTCTCGCGCTTCGATCTGAAGCCGCGCGACTGGCTGGAGCTGGTCGGGGCGCTGGCGGTGCTGGCGATCGGGGTCGGGATGGAGTTCGCCGCGCTGACCATGGGGTGA
- a CDS encoding ABC transporter ATP-binding protein — protein sequence MTTEALSVDPDSVLDLVDVSVVREGRKLLDAVNWTVGEGERWVVLGPNGAGKTTVLNIAAASLFPTAGAVGVLGERLGAVDVFELRPRIGYSSAAVSEKLPRSESVRDVVMTASYGMVGRWREKYDEADAQRADDLLAWWGMAEFGKRTFGTLSEGERKRALIARALMADPELLLLDEPAAGLDLGGREDLVRRLSRLASDPYAPVTVLVTHHVEEIPPGFSHILLVRAGAVVAAGPIETALTSENLTTTFGLALNVERYETPAGLRWYARAV from the coding sequence ATGACCACCGAAGCCCTGTCCGTCGACCCCGACAGCGTCCTCGACCTCGTCGACGTCTCCGTGGTCCGGGAGGGCCGCAAGCTGCTGGACGCCGTGAACTGGACGGTCGGCGAAGGCGAGCGCTGGGTGGTGCTCGGGCCCAACGGCGCCGGCAAGACCACGGTGCTGAACATCGCGGCGGCCTCGCTGTTCCCGACCGCCGGCGCGGTGGGGGTGCTCGGGGAGCGGCTCGGTGCCGTCGACGTCTTCGAGCTGCGCCCGCGCATCGGCTACTCCTCGGCCGCGGTCTCCGAGAAGCTGCCGCGCTCGGAGTCGGTGCGCGACGTGGTGATGACCGCCTCCTACGGCATGGTCGGCCGCTGGCGTGAGAAGTACGACGAGGCCGACGCCCAGCGCGCCGACGACCTGCTGGCGTGGTGGGGCATGGCCGAGTTCGGCAAGCGCACGTTCGGCACGCTGTCCGAGGGCGAGCGCAAGCGGGCGCTGATCGCCCGCGCGCTGATGGCCGACCCGGAACTGCTGCTGCTCGACGAGCCGGCCGCCGGTCTGGACCTCGGCGGCCGCGAGGACCTGGTACGCCGGCTGTCCCGGCTGGCCTCCGACCCCTACGCGCCGGTCACCGTCCTGGTGACGCACCACGTCGAGGAGATCCCGCCGGGCTTCTCCCACATCCTGCTGGTGCGCGCCGGCGCGGTGGTGGCGGCCGGGCCGATCGAGACCGCGCTCACCTCCGAGAACCTGACCACCACCTTCGGTCTGGCGCTGAACGTGGAGCGGTATGAGACCCCGGCGGGGCTGCGCTGGTACGCCCGCGCCGTCTGA
- a CDS encoding NfeD family protein, whose product MDAMVWAIVAAVLVLLELTTTTLVFVMLGIGAAAAALAAGAGGNVVVQFAAFGAVSVATLVFARPTAMKRLHGGPEHRQGIDTLIGREAFVVEKVDAHDGRVRISGEIWSARAYDGQTEYEVGDRVDVAQIEGATALVL is encoded by the coding sequence ATGGACGCGATGGTGTGGGCGATCGTTGCGGCCGTGCTGGTCCTGCTGGAGCTGACCACGACCACGCTGGTGTTCGTGATGCTCGGGATCGGGGCGGCGGCCGCCGCGCTCGCGGCCGGCGCCGGCGGGAACGTGGTCGTGCAGTTCGCGGCGTTCGGCGCCGTGTCGGTCGCCACCTTGGTCTTCGCCCGCCCGACCGCGATGAAGCGGCTGCACGGCGGACCCGAGCACCGGCAGGGCATCGACACGCTGATCGGCCGCGAGGCGTTCGTGGTCGAGAAGGTCGACGCGCACGACGGCAGGGTCCGGATTTCCGGCGAGATCTGGAGTGCCCGCGCCTACGACGGGCAGACTGAATACGAGGTCGGCGACCGCGTGGACGTGGCACAGATCGAGGGCGCCACGGCGCTCGTCCTCTAG
- a CDS encoding SPFH domain-containing protein — translation MIATIVVLILIAAAIAVSLFQSVRIVGQGTVAVIERFGRYTRTLTPGLRILMPVVDRVRAIIDVREQVVPFPPQPVITQDNLTVSIDTVIYFQVTDARAAVYQITNYIQAIEQLTVTTLRNIVGGMDLERTLTSRDYINNELRGVLDQVTGNWGIRVSRVELKAVEPPASIQDSMEKQMRADRDRRAAILSAEGFKQSQILTAEGEKQAAVLRAEGEAKARALQAEGEAAAIRKVFEAIHEGNADNQVMAYQYLQQLPKIAEGDSNKLWIIPSEFGKALENVGGALGRFGMPGPPSVEPVAANGNSLGSGDAQSGGKAQAPRADRPPRQRGTSPADDVFFNQDED, via the coding sequence ATGATCGCCACGATCGTCGTCCTCATCTTGATCGCCGCCGCGATCGCGGTGAGCTTGTTCCAGTCCGTGCGGATCGTCGGGCAGGGGACCGTCGCCGTCATCGAGCGCTTCGGCCGCTACACCCGGACCCTGACGCCGGGCCTGCGGATCCTGATGCCGGTGGTGGACCGCGTGCGCGCGATCATCGACGTGCGCGAGCAGGTCGTGCCGTTCCCGCCGCAGCCGGTGATCACCCAGGACAACCTGACGGTCTCCATCGACACCGTCATCTACTTCCAGGTCACCGACGCCCGCGCGGCGGTGTACCAGATCACCAACTACATCCAGGCGATCGAGCAGCTGACGGTCACCACGCTGCGCAACATCGTCGGCGGCATGGACCTGGAGCGCACCCTCACCAGCCGCGACTACATCAACAACGAGCTGCGCGGGGTCCTGGACCAGGTGACCGGCAACTGGGGCATCCGGGTCTCCCGGGTCGAGCTGAAGGCGGTCGAGCCGCCGGCCTCGATCCAGGACTCGATGGAGAAGCAGATGCGCGCCGACCGGGACCGCCGCGCGGCGATCCTGTCGGCCGAGGGCTTCAAGCAGTCGCAGATCCTCACCGCCGAGGGCGAGAAGCAGGCGGCGGTCCTGCGCGCCGAGGGCGAGGCCAAGGCGCGCGCGCTGCAGGCCGAGGGCGAGGCGGCGGCGATCCGCAAGGTCTTCGAGGCCATCCACGAGGGCAACGCCGACAACCAAGTGATGGCCTACCAGTACCTGCAGCAGCTGCCGAAGATCGCCGAGGGCGACAGCAACAAGCTCTGGATCATCCCTAGCGAGTTCGGCAAGGCGCTGGAGAACGTCGGCGGGGCGCTGGGCCGCTTCGGCATGCCGGGGCCGCCGTCCGTGGAGCCGGTGGCCGCGAACGGCAACTCCCTGGGCTCGGGCGACGCGCAGAGCGGCGGGAAGGCACAGGCGCCGCGCGCCGACCGTCCGCCGCGCCAGCGCGGGACGAGCCCGGCGGACGATGTCTTCTTCAACCAGGACGAGGACTGA
- a CDS encoding DMT family transporter, with protein sequence MIYLVLSGVLWGTGGLTGRLLSLHTRLSPTAVAGYRLLIGGTLLILFAAVTGRGRRDAGPAARSRRPRGRAAWRRVGVVGALSAGFQACYFAAVALTDVSLATLVTIGAAPVLVAAFEQATGRRGFDPRAAATVALALAGLGLLVGEPPHGVTGAHLAAGAGFAVASAAGFSAISVLGKNPVAGLGEVTMTGYSFTLGGLALVAAAALTTGAGFAPRPAAVGLLLLLGLVPTAIAYGCYFIGLREAAASTGTVTALLEPLTGTVLAVLLLGDRLTAVGAVGAALLAVSVTAETWHARPRVAG encoded by the coding sequence TTGATCTATCTAGTCCTTTCCGGCGTGCTCTGGGGCACCGGCGGGCTGACCGGCCGCCTGCTGTCGCTGCACACCCGCCTTTCCCCCACCGCCGTGGCCGGCTACCGGCTGCTGATCGGCGGCACACTGCTCATCCTGTTCGCGGCTGTCACCGGCCGCGGACGCCGGGACGCGGGCCCAGCCGCCCGGTCCCGGCGTCCTCGCGGCCGTGCGGCGTGGCGCCGCGTCGGCGTCGTCGGCGCGCTGTCGGCGGGTTTTCAGGCCTGCTACTTCGCGGCGGTGGCGCTGACCGACGTCAGCCTGGCCACGCTGGTCACCATCGGCGCCGCTCCCGTCCTGGTCGCCGCCTTCGAGCAGGCGACCGGGCGGCGGGGGTTCGACCCGCGCGCGGCGGCCACGGTGGCCCTGGCGCTGGCCGGTCTCGGCTTGCTGGTCGGCGAGCCGCCGCACGGTGTCACCGGCGCGCACCTCGCGGCCGGCGCCGGGTTCGCGGTCGCCAGCGCCGCCGGGTTCTCGGCGATCAGCGTCCTCGGCAAGAACCCGGTCGCGGGCCTCGGCGAGGTCACGATGACCGGGTACAGCTTCACCCTCGGCGGTCTGGCGCTGGTCGCCGCCGCCGCGCTCACCACCGGCGCCGGGTTCGCGCCGCGTCCGGCAGCGGTCGGGCTGCTGCTGCTGCTCGGCCTGGTGCCGACCGCCATCGCCTACGGCTGCTACTTCATCGGCCTGCGCGAGGCGGCGGCCAGCACCGGGACCGTCACGGCGCTGTTGGAACCGCTGACCGGCACGGTCCTGGCCGTCCTGCTGCTCGGGGACCGCCTCACGGCGGTCGGAGCCGTCGGCGCGGCGCTGCTCGCGGTGTCGGTGACCGCCGAGACCTGGCACGCCCGGCCGCGCGTGGCGGGATAG
- a CDS encoding sulfite exporter TauE/SafE family protein, producing MGIGEVAALLGAGMAAGTINTVVGSGTLITFPTLLAFGYTPLVANVTNTVGLVPGSASGIHGYRAEIAQFRGGGRYRLARLVAASTTGGTLGALLLFLLPAKAFKAIVPVLIGLALVLIVVQPRLSKRIAARRAAREGADGAEGAPGGVRQGGWGTVLAVFGTGLYGGYFGAAQGVLLMAILGLTYGDGMQVLNGVKNVLACVVNAIAAVVFIIVGAFGLGGSEHPSIQWGAALAIAVGALVGGKIGASVGRRLPPKALRALIIVVGLVAIGSMVL from the coding sequence GTGGGCATCGGCGAGGTGGCGGCGCTCCTGGGCGCGGGCATGGCGGCCGGCACGATCAACACGGTGGTCGGGTCCGGCACGCTGATCACGTTCCCGACGCTGCTGGCCTTCGGCTACACCCCGCTGGTCGCGAACGTCACCAACACCGTCGGCCTGGTCCCGGGTTCGGCGTCGGGCATCCACGGCTACCGCGCGGAGATCGCGCAGTTCCGCGGCGGCGGACGGTACCGGCTCGCGCGCCTGGTGGCGGCCTCGACGACCGGCGGCACGCTCGGTGCGCTGCTGCTGTTCTTGCTGCCCGCGAAAGCGTTCAAGGCGATCGTGCCGGTCTTGATCGGGCTGGCGCTGGTGCTGATCGTGGTGCAGCCGCGGCTGTCGAAGCGGATCGCGGCACGGCGCGCGGCGCGCGAGGGCGCGGACGGCGCCGAAGGGGCGCCCGGCGGCGTGCGGCAGGGCGGCTGGGGCACCGTGCTGGCGGTGTTCGGCACGGGGTTGTACGGCGGGTACTTCGGCGCCGCGCAGGGCGTGCTGCTGATGGCGATCCTCGGGCTGACCTACGGCGACGGCATGCAGGTGCTCAACGGCGTGAAGAACGTGCTCGCCTGCGTGGTGAACGCGATCGCGGCGGTGGTGTTCATCATCGTCGGCGCGTTCGGGCTCGGTGGATCCGAGCATCCTTCGATCCAGTGGGGCGCGGCCCTGGCGATCGCGGTCGGGGCGCTGGTCGGCGGGAAGATCGGGGCGAGCGTGGGCCGACGGCTGCCGCCCAAGGCGCTCAGGGCGCTGATCATCGTGGTGGGTCTGGTGGCGATCGGGTCGATGGTGCTCTGA
- a CDS encoding GNAT family N-acetyltransferase yields MGKVSYRYAHIEDLDAPTIYALLRLRQEVFIVEWGSSHLDIDGRDTEPSSVHLWAERDGDVLAAVRVVQESDDTLRIERLATRFGARGRGIAGRLLDYAVKMAGERRLLIDVPTALEPWAERFGFARAGDPFIAEGVQQVTMTH; encoded by the coding sequence TTGGGCAAGGTCTCCTACCGCTACGCGCACATCGAGGACCTCGACGCGCCGACCATCTACGCCCTGCTGCGGCTGCGGCAGGAGGTCTTCATCGTCGAGTGGGGCAGCTCGCACCTGGACATCGACGGCCGGGACACCGAGCCCTCCAGCGTGCACCTGTGGGCCGAGCGCGACGGGGACGTGCTGGCCGCCGTGCGCGTGGTGCAGGAGTCCGACGACACCCTGCGGATAGAGCGTCTGGCCACCCGGTTCGGCGCGCGCGGCCGCGGCATCGCCGGCCGGCTGCTGGACTACGCGGTGAAGATGGCCGGCGAGCGCAGACTGCTGATCGACGTCCCGACCGCGCTGGAGCCCTGGGCCGAGCGCTTCGGATTCGCGCGCGCCGGGGACCCGTTCATCGCCGAGGGTGTCCAACAGGTGACCATGACTCACTGA
- a CDS encoding bifunctional cobalt-precorrin-7 (C(5))-methyltransferase/cobalt-precorrin-6B (C(15))-methyltransferase encodes MTAGRHGAAGPAIAQAAAVVAVVGYDGSLPGPVVRRVLESSELVVGVARHLDGIGVPEHVRRILLGDDNRLAYARLTAHLGDPNAGPAVVVTAGDPGFFGVLRDLRESGFEVIGYPAPGPVAATLGRLGLPWDDAVVVCVTDDRSLQRAANTARAHPKVAIVAAPEFPPHRVASALRGAQRAFIVAQHLGEPDERIEKLSPTEAAARAVWGAADAILVLDEERLSPDSPHDPRWGSGWVSAWAGPSAGWAVPDNAFVARGPQVLPAEIRALILARLAPRLGAMVWEIAAGAGALAVECARLGAAVIAVERDPDACERISLNAVMHGVDVEVVSGQAPAALATLPRPDSVFVGTERADIVRACATTGARTVVTAVTALDRLPAIRQALRLGDRRVDGVQLQASRLAPRPGDALRLAPAAPVFVLWGELG; translated from the coding sequence GTGACCGCCGGCCGGCACGGGGCCGCGGGACCGGCGATAGCCCAGGCCGCGGCGGTGGTCGCGGTCGTCGGCTACGACGGATCGCTGCCCGGGCCGGTGGTCCGGCGCGTCTTGGAGTCCTCTGAACTTGTCGTGGGGGTGGCGCGCCACCTCGACGGCATCGGGGTTCCCGAGCACGTGCGGCGGATCCTGCTGGGCGATGACAACCGCCTGGCCTATGCCCGGCTCACCGCGCACCTGGGCGATCCGAACGCAGGTCCCGCGGTCGTGGTGACCGCCGGGGACCCCGGGTTCTTCGGCGTGCTGCGCGATCTGCGCGAATCAGGCTTCGAAGTCATCGGCTACCCGGCGCCCGGCCCGGTGGCCGCCACCCTGGGCCGGCTGGGGCTGCCGTGGGACGACGCGGTCGTGGTCTGCGTGACCGACGACCGCTCGCTGCAGCGGGCCGCCAACACCGCCCGCGCGCACCCGAAGGTGGCCATCGTCGCCGCCCCGGAGTTCCCGCCGCACCGGGTCGCCTCGGCCCTGCGCGGCGCCCAGCGCGCCTTCATCGTCGCCCAGCACCTCGGGGAGCCCGACGAGCGCATCGAGAAGCTCTCGCCCACCGAGGCGGCCGCCCGCGCGGTCTGGGGCGCCGCCGACGCGATCCTGGTGCTGGACGAGGAGCGGCTGAGCCCGGACTCCCCGCACGACCCGCGCTGGGGTTCCGGCTGGGTGTCGGCGTGGGCCGGGCCCTCGGCCGGCTGGGCCGTGCCGGACAACGCCTTCGTGGCCCGCGGGCCGCAGGTGCTCCCCGCCGAAATCAGGGCCTTGATACTGGCGCGGCTGGCCCCGCGGCTGGGCGCGATGGTCTGGGAGATCGCGGCCGGAGCCGGGGCGCTGGCCGTGGAGTGCGCGCGGCTGGGCGCGGCGGTGATCGCCGTGGAGCGCGATCCCGACGCCTGCGAGCGCATATCGCTGAACGCGGTCATGCACGGCGTGGACGTCGAGGTGGTCAGCGGCCAGGCGCCGGCGGCACTGGCCACGCTTCCCCGCCCGGACTCGGTGTTCGTGGGCACCGAACGGGCCGACATCGTGCGCGCCTGCGCCACCACCGGCGCGCGGACCGTGGTCACCGCGGTCACCGCGCTGGACCGGCTGCCGGCCATCCGGCAGGCGCTGCGGCTCGGCGACCGGCGCGTGGACGGCGTGCAGTTGCAGGCCTCGCGGCTGGCTCCCCGCCCGGGGGACGCGCTGCGGCTGGCGCCGGCGGCGCCGGTATTCGTTCTTTGGGGTGAGCTTGGGTGA